One Nonomuraea angiospora DNA segment encodes these proteins:
- a CDS encoding LysR family transcriptional regulator, which translates to MDESADERLAARLAPAPALLAAVGETGHVTRAAELLGIPQPTASRRLAALADLVGAPLVVPSGRGIRLTRAGRTLASASARALATMAAAAREVREEIDPASGRIVLGFLHLLGRTLVPSLIGGFREHHPGIRFSLVQGSRHDMIEELREGRIDLVFVAPMPVDAPDLDGAPLADQELVLSVPPSHRLAARARVRAAELAGEELVTLEPGYGLRQITDDLCAAAGFEPRIAFEGQETETVRGLVAAGLGVAVLPRSTHPAADPTAAGVVEIPLSPPLHRTIGVSWLRDTRLPPAVRAFRDHARAGTTDLGPGFRPATP; encoded by the coding sequence ATGGATGAATCGGCGGATGAGCGGCTGGCGGCTCGGCTGGCGCCCGCGCCGGCTCTGCTGGCCGCCGTGGGTGAGACGGGTCACGTGACGCGCGCCGCCGAGCTGCTCGGCATCCCGCAGCCCACCGCCAGCCGCCGCCTCGCCGCCCTCGCGGACCTGGTCGGCGCCCCGCTCGTCGTGCCCTCCGGCCGCGGCATCCGCCTCACCCGGGCGGGCCGCACCCTGGCCTCCGCCTCCGCCCGCGCCCTCGCCACGATGGCCGCCGCCGCCCGCGAGGTCCGCGAGGAGATCGACCCGGCCTCGGGCCGCATCGTCCTGGGCTTCCTCCACCTGCTGGGCCGCACCCTCGTGCCGTCCCTCATCGGCGGCTTCCGCGAGCACCACCCCGGCATCCGCTTCAGCCTGGTGCAGGGCTCGCGCCACGACATGATCGAGGAGCTCCGCGAGGGCCGCATCGACCTGGTGTTCGTCGCGCCCATGCCCGTGGACGCCCCCGACCTCGACGGTGCTCCCCTCGCCGACCAGGAGCTGGTGCTGTCCGTGCCCCCGTCCCACCGGCTCGCGGCGCGGGCGCGGGTGCGGGCGGCGGAGCTGGCGGGGGAGGAGCTGGTGACGCTGGAGCCGGGGTACGGCCTGCGCCAGATCACCGACGACCTGTGCGCGGCGGCCGGGTTCGAGCCGAGGATCGCGTTCGAGGGCCAGGAGACGGAGACCGTACGCGGACTGGTGGCGGCCGGGCTCGGCGTGGCCGTCCTGCCCCGCTCCACCCATCCCGCGGCGGACCCGACCGCGGCCGGCGTGGTGGAGATCCCGCTGTCCCCGCCGCTGCACCGGACCATCGGGGTGAGCTGGCTGCGGGACACGCGCCTTCCCCCGGCCGTGCGGGCCTTCCGGGACCACGCCCGCGCCGGCACCACCGACCTGGGCCCGGGCTTCCGCCCCGCCACCCCCTGA
- a CDS encoding NUDIX hydrolase: protein MNHDGDAGVPGSLARVLADVTAERVAQDVRWGMQLLPDGTGHEGALAESGRARSETEAADEAGTLTWRHILAEEVLEAFAESDPERLRAELIQVAAVAVKWAQALDRRPPLTPARALPRERFRAIVDVHVLLLRDSTVLLGRRAGTGYGDGLWHLPSGHLEAGESATEAAVREAGEEVGVTIDPADLRFAHVMHRAPERVGLFFAADTWTGEPYNAEPDKCSEIAWWPLDGLPRDMVGYPAAAIANVVNSVPYALHEWPSHR, encoded by the coding sequence ATGAATCACGATGGAGATGCCGGCGTGCCGGGTTCGCTGGCGAGGGTGCTCGCGGACGTGACCGCCGAGCGGGTGGCCCAGGACGTGCGGTGGGGCATGCAGCTCCTGCCCGACGGCACCGGGCACGAGGGGGCGCTGGCCGAGTCCGGCCGGGCCAGGTCCGAGACGGAGGCGGCGGACGAGGCCGGGACGCTGACGTGGCGGCACATCCTGGCGGAGGAGGTGCTGGAGGCGTTCGCGGAGTCGGATCCGGAGCGGTTGCGCGCCGAGCTGATCCAGGTGGCCGCCGTCGCCGTCAAATGGGCCCAGGCCCTCGACCGCCGCCCACCCCTCACCCCGGCCCGGGCGCTGCCGAGGGAACGCTTCCGGGCGATCGTCGACGTCCACGTCCTCCTCCTCCGGGACTCCACGGTGCTGCTCGGCCGGCGGGCCGGCACCGGGTACGGCGATGGGCTGTGGCACCTGCCCTCAGGCCACCTCGAAGCGGGCGAATCGGCGACCGAGGCGGCCGTCAGGGAGGCGGGCGAGGAGGTCGGCGTGACGATCGACCCGGCGGACCTCAGGTTCGCCCACGTCATGCACCGGGCTCCGGAACGCGTCGGCCTCTTCTTCGCCGCCGACACGTGGACCGGGGAGCCCTACAACGCCGAACCGGACAAATGCTCCGAGATCGCCTGGTGGCCCTTGGACGGCCTGCCCCGCGACATGGTCGGCTATCCGGCGGCGGCCATCGCCAACGTCGTGAACAGCGTGCCCTACGCCCTGCACGAATGGCCTTCGCATCGGTGA
- a CDS encoding adenylate/guanylate cyclase domain-containing protein — translation MAGVDGEDGLTEAFLREPRRYTSHQVAYMAGVPVYRARRYWRALGFANVSDDAVEFTDSDVEALRTMLALVSSGVYDEEHMLLVARSIGSATARLAESQAELGVEALDQAGVPLAERPRAWRRRAERVVPDLARLLVYAWQRQLAAAAGRIAEQDMSAVRLAVGFADLVAFTRLSRQITGSELSRLIDRFEGRSADIVTSTGGRVIKTLGDSVLFVADRSHVVAEIALRLVETHAKIKDMPELRVGLAAGPVIWRMGDVFGTTVNLASRLTALSLPGTILADPQFAEELEGDRAFRLRPVNRLSVRGLGELAPFTVTRAGS, via the coding sequence GTGGCGGGCGTGGATGGGGAGGACGGGCTGACAGAGGCCTTTCTGCGCGAGCCGCGGCGCTATACCAGCCACCAGGTGGCCTACATGGCAGGGGTGCCGGTCTACCGCGCGCGGCGCTACTGGCGTGCCCTGGGGTTCGCGAACGTGTCCGACGACGCGGTCGAGTTCACCGACTCCGACGTGGAGGCGCTCAGGACGATGCTCGCGCTCGTCAGCTCGGGCGTCTACGACGAGGAGCACATGCTGCTGGTCGCGCGCTCGATCGGCAGCGCGACGGCCCGGCTGGCCGAGTCGCAGGCCGAGCTGGGCGTCGAGGCGCTCGACCAGGCCGGCGTGCCGCTGGCCGAACGCCCGCGGGCCTGGCGCCGGCGGGCCGAGCGGGTGGTGCCCGACCTGGCCCGCCTCCTGGTCTACGCCTGGCAGCGCCAGCTCGCCGCCGCCGCGGGGCGCATCGCCGAGCAGGACATGAGCGCCGTACGCCTGGCCGTCGGCTTCGCCGACCTGGTCGCGTTCACCCGGCTGAGCAGGCAGATCACGGGGAGCGAGCTGTCCAGGCTGATCGACAGGTTCGAGGGGCGCTCGGCCGACATCGTGACCTCCACCGGCGGGCGGGTGATCAAGACGCTGGGCGACTCCGTGCTGTTCGTGGCTGACCGGTCGCACGTCGTGGCCGAGATCGCGCTGCGGCTGGTGGAGACGCACGCGAAGATCAAGGACATGCCGGAGCTGCGGGTGGGGCTGGCGGCGGGGCCGGTGATCTGGCGCATGGGGGACGTCTTCGGCACCACGGTCAACCTCGCCAGCCGGCTCACGGCGCTGTCGCTGCCGGGGACGATCCTGGCGGATCCGCAGTTCGCCGAGGAACTGGAGGGGGACCGGGCGTTCCGGCTGCGGCCCGTCAACCGGCTGTCGGTCCGCGGCCTGGGCGAGCTGGCCCCGTTCACGGTCACCCGCGCCGGCTCCTGA
- a CDS encoding SigE family RNA polymerase sigma factor produces the protein MADRAIFQDFVVARSDRLLRTAYLLTHDWATAEDLLQEALAKAWFAWPGIDEPEAYVRRTLVNTYTSWWRRRWRRELPSGDLPEEPAHDDAGRREELWQAVGRLPARQRAVIVLRFYEDLPVAEVAAILGCQEGTVKSQTAKALAKLRVDESIVKELHR, from the coding sequence TTGGCGGATAGGGCGATATTTCAAGACTTCGTGGTGGCGAGGTCGGATCGGCTGTTACGCACGGCGTACCTGCTGACCCACGACTGGGCCACCGCGGAGGACCTGCTGCAGGAGGCGCTGGCCAAGGCGTGGTTCGCCTGGCCGGGCATCGACGAGCCCGAGGCGTACGTGCGCCGGACCCTGGTGAACACGTACACCTCCTGGTGGCGCCGCCGGTGGCGCAGGGAGCTGCCCAGCGGGGACCTGCCGGAGGAGCCCGCGCACGACGACGCGGGCCGGCGCGAGGAGCTGTGGCAGGCGGTCGGGCGGCTGCCCGCCAGGCAGCGCGCGGTGATCGTGCTGCGCTTCTACGAGGACCTGCCGGTGGCCGAGGTGGCCGCGATCCTGGGCTGCCAGGAGGGCACGGTCAAGAGCCAGACCGCCAAGGCGCTGGCCAAGCTGCGAGTGGACGAGTCGATCGTGAAGGAGCTGCACCGATGA
- a CDS encoding aminotransferase class IV, with protein MTERAAFEGRLVDADARLMWQARYGHFTSMQVRDRRVRGLDLHVARLEAANAELFGVPVDRAAVLGSIAAVLGDDVRDASVRVSVVEFADGPRVIAVAAPPHEPPTGPVSVKSVVGQRYLPHIKQASGMMQTHIGRQAEREGFDEALLTTGDGLISEGSITNVGGFAGGRLVWPDAPMLRGITMQLLERMDVPQERRPLKVADLQGFDQVFLCNSWGVWPVGGVDGIPLPQDDTLMASVLEHYDRIAWDPLD; from the coding sequence GTGACGGAACGCGCAGCCTTCGAGGGCAGGCTGGTGGACGCCGACGCGCGCCTCATGTGGCAGGCGCGCTACGGCCACTTCACCTCCATGCAGGTCAGGGATCGCCGGGTACGCGGGCTCGACCTGCACGTGGCCCGGCTGGAAGCGGCCAACGCCGAGCTGTTCGGGGTCCCGGTCGACCGCGCCGCCGTGCTCGGCTCCATCGCGGCCGTGCTCGGCGACGACGTGCGGGACGCGAGCGTACGCGTGTCCGTGGTGGAGTTCGCCGACGGCCCGCGCGTCATCGCCGTGGCCGCCCCGCCCCACGAGCCGCCCACCGGTCCGGTGAGCGTCAAGTCGGTCGTCGGCCAGCGCTACCTGCCGCACATCAAGCAGGCGTCCGGCATGATGCAGACCCACATCGGGCGGCAGGCCGAGCGCGAGGGCTTCGACGAGGCGCTGCTCACCACCGGTGACGGCCTGATCAGCGAGGGCTCGATCACCAACGTGGGCGGCTTCGCCGGCGGGCGCCTGGTCTGGCCGGACGCGCCGATGCTGCGCGGGATCACGATGCAACTGCTGGAGCGGATGGACGTCCCGCAGGAGCGGCGGCCGTTGAAGGTCGCCGATTTGCAGGGGTTCGACCAGGTCTTCCTCTGCAACTCCTGGGGCGTCTGGCCGGTCGGCGGAGTGGACGGCATCCCGCTGCCCCAGGACGACACGCTGATGGCGAGCGTTCTCGAGCATTACGACCGTATTGCGTGGGATCCACTGGACTGA
- a CDS encoding acyl-CoA synthetase, translating to MTTRRHAIGDLLRRSAARYPAKTAVVYGDLRQSYADLDLAVNRTANALAARGVGKGDRFAVFSHNNHAFVVAYFALARLGAISVPINFMLGTAEVAYILEHSGATGILVEEALLPVAAAAAGPQVRVRGVIGTADGWESFKEWAAFDDASEPQVEIADDDPIQLMYTSGTESRPKGATLSSRSLIAQYVTCVVDGEMSHHDVEIHALPLYHCAQLHCFLTPGVYLGATNIILPGATPASILATIEGERATKLFCPPTVWIGLLRHPDFDRRDLSSLRKGYYGASIMPVEVLKEIAARLPDVRLFNFYGQTEMAPVATILGPDEQLTRLGSAGRPALNVETRVVDDQDRPVPPGVVGEIVHRSPHAMLGYWNDPDKTAEAFRGGWFHSGDLGVMDADGYLSVVDRKKDMIKSGGENVASREVEEAIYQHPDVAEAAVFGVPDDTWIEAVTAAVVLREGGGVTEQELIAFLRERLAAFKTPKRVVFVDALPKNASGKVLKRELRDAF from the coding sequence ATGACGACTCGCCGGCACGCCATTGGTGATCTCCTCCGTCGCTCGGCCGCCCGCTATCCGGCCAAGACCGCCGTCGTCTACGGCGACCTGCGGCAGAGCTACGCCGACCTCGACCTGGCGGTGAACCGCACGGCCAACGCCCTGGCCGCGCGCGGCGTCGGCAAGGGCGACCGGTTCGCCGTCTTCAGCCACAACAACCACGCGTTCGTGGTGGCGTACTTCGCGCTGGCGCGGCTGGGCGCGATCTCCGTGCCGATCAACTTCATGCTGGGCACGGCGGAGGTCGCGTACATCCTTGAGCATTCCGGGGCGACCGGGATCCTCGTGGAGGAGGCGCTGCTGCCGGTGGCCGCGGCGGCGGCCGGGCCGCAGGTCCGGGTGCGCGGCGTGATCGGGACGGCCGACGGCTGGGAGTCGTTCAAGGAGTGGGCGGCCTTCGACGACGCGTCGGAGCCGCAGGTGGAGATCGCCGACGACGACCCGATCCAGCTCATGTACACCAGCGGCACCGAGTCGCGGCCCAAGGGCGCCACGCTGTCGAGCCGCAGCCTGATCGCCCAGTACGTCACCTGCGTCGTGGACGGCGAGATGAGCCACCACGACGTCGAGATCCACGCCCTCCCGCTCTACCACTGCGCCCAGCTGCACTGCTTCCTGACGCCCGGCGTCTACCTCGGCGCCACCAACATCATCCTGCCCGGCGCCACCCCCGCGTCGATCCTGGCCACCATCGAGGGCGAGCGCGCCACGAAGCTCTTCTGCCCACCCACCGTCTGGATCGGCCTGCTGCGCCACCCCGACTTCGACCGCCGCGACCTGTCGTCCCTGCGCAAGGGCTACTACGGCGCCTCCATCATGCCCGTCGAGGTGCTGAAGGAGATCGCCGCTCGCCTGCCGGACGTGCGCCTGTTCAACTTCTACGGCCAGACGGAGATGGCCCCGGTCGCCACCATCCTGGGCCCGGACGAGCAGCTCACCCGCCTCGGCTCGGCCGGCAGGCCCGCCCTCAACGTCGAGACCAGGGTCGTCGACGACCAGGACAGGCCCGTGCCGCCCGGCGTGGTCGGCGAGATCGTCCACCGCAGCCCGCACGCCATGCTCGGCTACTGGAACGACCCGGACAAGACCGCCGAGGCGTTCAGGGGCGGCTGGTTCCACAGCGGCGACCTGGGCGTCATGGACGCCGACGGCTACCTGTCCGTGGTGGACAGGAAGAAGGACATGATCAAGTCGGGCGGCGAGAACGTCGCGAGCCGCGAGGTGGAGGAGGCCATCTACCAGCATCCGGACGTGGCGGAGGCGGCCGTGTTCGGGGTGCCGGACGACACGTGGATCGAGGCGGTCACGGCCGCGGTGGTGCTGCGCGAAGGGGGCGGGGTGACGGAGCAGGAGCTGATCGCGTTCCTGCGGGAGCGGCTGGCGGCGTTCAAGACGCCCAAGCGGGTGGTGTTCGTGGACGCCCTGCCCAAGAACGCCTCCGGCAAGGTGCTCAAGCGGGAGCTGCGCGACGCGTTCTGA
- a CDS encoding class I SAM-dependent methyltransferase, producing MPSLPEILHRTFFRALSLPAPAGQAVLLSYVFDWLHRTPDPWKLATDSYEQDKYRTTLKHLPARPYRRIIDVGCSEGVFTHVLAATYPDAEVIGVDVSERALARARERAPQDGRVRFIRADILTHRSDQRFDLVICSETLYYLGRHERLRRASAQLSELLVPDGVLVAVHPWPEADRLHHYLNSHAALSRLTEQVYTATSRPFAVTVYGTKPATPPS from the coding sequence ATGCCGAGCCTGCCGGAGATCCTGCACCGTACGTTCTTCCGTGCCCTGTCCCTGCCGGCTCCGGCGGGGCAGGCGGTGCTCCTGAGCTACGTCTTCGACTGGCTGCACCGGACCCCTGACCCGTGGAAGCTCGCCACGGACAGTTACGAACAGGACAAGTACCGCACCACGCTCAAGCACCTGCCCGCCCGGCCGTACCGGCGGATCATCGACGTCGGCTGCAGCGAGGGCGTGTTCACGCACGTCCTCGCGGCGACCTACCCGGACGCGGAGGTCATCGGGGTGGACGTGTCGGAGCGGGCCCTGGCGCGGGCGCGCGAGCGGGCGCCGCAGGACGGGCGGGTGCGCTTCATCCGCGCGGACATCCTCACCCACCGCTCCGACCAGCGCTTCGACCTGGTGATCTGCTCCGAGACCCTCTACTACCTGGGCCGCCACGAGCGGCTGCGGCGGGCGTCGGCGCAGCTCAGCGAGCTGCTGGTGCCCGACGGGGTGCTCGTGGCGGTCCACCCGTGGCCCGAGGCCGACCGGCTGCACCACTACCTGAACTCGCACGCGGCGCTCTCACGCCTGACCGAGCAGGTCTACACGGCCACGTCGCGCCCGTTCGCCGTCACCGTCTACGGGACGAAACCGGCCACGCCGCCCTCCTAG
- a CDS encoding benzoate-CoA ligase family protein, whose protein sequence is MSSESFNASVFLVDRQVEAGHGDRIAITGPAGTLTYAQLAGHVSRFAAGLRTMGVRPEERVLLVMSDRPETAITILAVMRMGAVAVPVSTMYNPAELATLVRDSRARVVVATPEFAPAVREAVRSATDVAVLVLIDPPPAEGETPVCLWSDVLESGRAAGLPYDSWRDSPALWLYTSGTTGAPKAAMHRHGAVQDVYEGYGRQVLGIRPDDRCFSVARLFFAYGIGNSLFFPLAAGATAVLDPARPAPGGVVARVIEERPTLFFAGPTFFAALLAADLPAGAFQSVRLAVSAGEALPAEIHRRFTERFGVDIIDGLGSTEALHIFISNHPGRVRPGSSGTVVPGYEARLLDDSGAPVKDGEPGHLYVRGDSVATGYWCRTATTRQVFQGEWLRTGDTYIRDEDGFYQCLGRSNDMIKAGGIWVSPMEVESRLLQHESVGECAVVAYIDEDGLEKPVACVVSAPGRTVDAGELIGFCREGLASFKRPREVLVLDELPKTATGKIQRVVIRQIAADLLGKAAG, encoded by the coding sequence ATGTCGTCCGAGTCGTTCAACGCCAGCGTCTTTCTCGTGGACCGCCAGGTCGAAGCGGGCCACGGCGACCGCATCGCCATCACCGGCCCCGCGGGCACGCTGACCTACGCCCAGCTGGCCGGCCACGTGTCCAGGTTCGCGGCCGGGTTACGCACGATGGGCGTCCGCCCCGAGGAGCGGGTCCTGCTGGTCATGTCCGACCGCCCCGAGACCGCGATCACCATCCTGGCCGTCATGCGCATGGGCGCGGTCGCCGTGCCGGTCTCCACCATGTACAACCCCGCCGAGCTCGCCACCCTGGTCCGGGACTCGCGGGCGAGGGTCGTCGTGGCCACCCCCGAGTTCGCGCCGGCCGTGCGCGAGGCGGTGCGGAGCGCGACCGACGTGGCGGTGCTCGTCCTCATCGACCCGCCGCCGGCGGAGGGGGAGACGCCGGTGTGCCTGTGGTCCGACGTCCTGGAGTCGGGCAGGGCGGCGGGCCTGCCCTACGACTCCTGGCGCGACTCCCCCGCCCTCTGGCTCTACACCTCCGGCACCACCGGCGCCCCCAAGGCGGCCATGCACCGGCACGGCGCCGTCCAGGACGTCTACGAGGGGTACGGGCGGCAGGTCCTCGGCATCCGCCCCGACGACCGGTGCTTCTCGGTCGCGCGGCTGTTCTTCGCGTACGGCATCGGCAACTCCCTGTTCTTCCCCCTGGCCGCGGGCGCCACGGCGGTCCTCGACCCGGCGCGGCCCGCCCCCGGGGGCGTGGTCGCCAGGGTGATCGAGGAGCGGCCGACGCTGTTCTTCGCGGGCCCGACGTTCTTCGCGGCGCTGCTCGCCGCCGACCTCCCCGCCGGCGCCTTCCAGTCCGTACGGCTGGCCGTCTCGGCGGGCGAGGCGCTGCCCGCCGAGATCCACCGCCGCTTCACCGAGCGCTTCGGGGTGGACATCATCGACGGCCTCGGCTCGACGGAGGCGCTGCACATCTTCATCTCCAACCACCCCGGCCGGGTACGCCCGGGCAGCTCGGGCACCGTCGTGCCGGGCTACGAGGCCAGGCTGCTCGACGACTCCGGCGCGCCCGTCAAGGACGGGGAGCCGGGCCACCTGTACGTCCGGGGCGACTCGGTGGCCACCGGCTACTGGTGCCGCACGGCGACCACCCGCCAGGTGTTCCAGGGCGAGTGGCTGCGTACCGGCGACACCTACATCAGAGACGAGGACGGCTTCTACCAGTGCCTCGGCCGCTCCAACGACATGATCAAGGCGGGCGGCATCTGGGTGTCGCCGATGGAGGTCGAGTCCCGGCTGCTCCAGCACGAGTCGGTGGGCGAGTGCGCCGTCGTGGCGTACATCGACGAGGACGGGCTGGAGAAGCCGGTGGCCTGCGTGGTGTCCGCCCCGGGCCGCACGGTGGACGCCGGCGAGCTGATCGGCTTCTGCCGGGAGGGCCTGGCCTCCTTCAAGCGGCCGCGCGAGGTCCTGGTGCTGGACGAGCTGCCGAAGACGGCGACCGGCAAGATCCAGCGCGTGGTGATCCGCCAGATCGCCGCCGACCTCCTGGGCAAGGCCGCCGGCTAG
- a CDS encoding FadR/GntR family transcriptional regulator, which yields MGGPRFEPVRAVRAYERVVEQVEEAIESGSLSPGERLPSERELMVQFSVSRSTVREALRVLQARGLVRSRPGDPNGAEVLPFSPATLHKSMTTLARVEELSLAELVQFRMVLDSSAILLAARLRTDAQFAEMESAVARMRAAVETGQDSFGEADVAFHDVVARASGNKLIQICTDVVRSIVLKLISEKIADAPDREALMRQSIRHHEEVLAAMRAGDGPLAARLSRKAMYDYYAGYIPAAEHPTLTALLD from the coding sequence ATGGGTGGTCCGAGGTTCGAGCCGGTGCGTGCCGTACGCGCTTATGAGCGGGTGGTGGAGCAGGTCGAGGAGGCCATCGAGAGCGGCTCCCTCTCACCGGGCGAGCGGCTGCCGAGCGAGCGGGAGCTCATGGTGCAGTTCTCGGTCAGCCGGTCCACCGTGCGCGAGGCGCTGCGGGTGCTGCAGGCGCGCGGCCTGGTGCGCTCGCGGCCCGGCGACCCCAACGGGGCGGAGGTGCTGCCGTTCTCGCCCGCCACGCTGCACAAGTCGATGACCACGCTGGCCAGGGTGGAGGAGCTGTCGCTGGCCGAGCTGGTGCAGTTCAGGATGGTGCTCGACTCCTCGGCGATCCTGCTGGCGGCCCGGCTGCGCACCGACGCGCAGTTCGCCGAGATGGAGTCGGCCGTCGCGCGCATGCGGGCCGCCGTGGAGACGGGGCAGGATTCGTTCGGCGAGGCCGACGTGGCCTTCCACGACGTGGTGGCGCGGGCGAGCGGCAACAAGCTCATCCAGATCTGCACGGACGTGGTCCGCTCGATCGTGCTCAAGCTGATCTCCGAGAAGATCGCTGACGCGCCCGACCGGGAGGCGCTGATGCGGCAGAGCATCCGGCACCACGAGGAGGTGCTGGCCGCCATGCGCGCCGGCGACGGCCCGCTGGCCGCCCGCCTGTCGAGGAAGGCGATGTACGACTATTACGCCGGCTACATCCCCGCCGCCGAACACCCCACCCTCACCGCCCTCCTCGACTGA
- a CDS encoding ABC transporter substrate-binding protein, giving the protein MRRIGIWIAAGGLLLGTAACGGTSSGGGGGGTPKSQALSVGFVAEPANLDFTSTEGAAIPQALLVNVYEGLVKLDQDGKIVPLLAEKWDVSPDRKTYTFNLRKDVKFSSGAPFTADDVVFSLDRVKSDWKLKIKAQLDVVDKVEKKDDSTAVVTLKKPSNGFLYSMATRLGAMFSRTGVADLANKPVGTGPYTLGSWRRGDSIQLNANASYWGTKPPLSSITLKYFKDATAMNNALLTGGIDVISAVQAPESLQQFADPNRFQTVEGTTNGEVVLSMNNSRPPFDDKKARQAVRYAIDHKALLETAWAGRGQLIGSMVPPTDPWYEDRTGDYPYDPAKAKELLGGKTLNVKMRIPNLPYAVASAQVVKSQLAQVGITADIEPLEFPARWLDVVFKQGDYDLSIINHVEPRDMGIFADKSYYFRYDNPEFGKLLASADEGTEQQQSDDLKKAAKLLSDDAAADWLFLFPNLIVAKKGVTGLPKNAIAESFDFTALSKQQ; this is encoded by the coding sequence ATGAGGCGAATCGGAATCTGGATCGCCGCCGGCGGTCTCCTGCTGGGCACGGCCGCCTGCGGCGGCACCTCCAGCGGCGGCGGCGGTGGGGGCACCCCCAAGTCCCAGGCCCTGTCGGTGGGATTCGTGGCCGAGCCCGCGAACCTCGACTTCACCTCGACGGAGGGCGCCGCCATCCCGCAGGCGCTGCTCGTCAACGTCTACGAGGGCCTGGTCAAGCTCGACCAGGACGGCAAGATCGTGCCGCTGCTCGCCGAGAAGTGGGACGTCTCGCCCGACCGCAAGACCTACACGTTCAATCTGCGCAAGGACGTGAAGTTCAGCAGCGGGGCGCCGTTCACGGCCGACGACGTGGTGTTCTCGCTCGACCGGGTCAAGTCGGACTGGAAGCTCAAGATCAAGGCGCAGCTCGACGTCGTCGACAAGGTGGAGAAGAAGGACGACTCCACCGCCGTCGTCACGCTCAAGAAGCCGAGCAACGGCTTCCTCTACTCGATGGCCACCAGGCTCGGCGCCATGTTCAGCCGCACCGGGGTCGCCGACCTGGCCAACAAGCCCGTCGGCACCGGACCGTACACGCTCGGCTCCTGGCGGCGCGGCGACTCCATCCAGCTCAACGCGAACGCCTCCTACTGGGGCACCAAGCCGCCGCTGTCGTCCATCACGCTGAAGTACTTCAAGGACGCCACGGCGATGAACAACGCGCTGCTGACCGGCGGCATCGACGTCATCTCCGCCGTGCAGGCGCCCGAGTCGCTGCAGCAGTTCGCCGACCCCAACCGCTTCCAGACGGTCGAGGGCACCACGAACGGCGAGGTCGTGCTGTCCATGAACAACAGCCGCCCGCCGTTCGACGACAAGAAGGCCAGGCAGGCCGTCCGCTACGCGATCGACCACAAGGCGCTGCTGGAGACCGCCTGGGCCGGGCGCGGCCAGCTGATCGGCTCGATGGTGCCGCCCACCGACCCCTGGTACGAGGACCGCACCGGCGACTACCCGTACGACCCGGCCAAGGCCAAGGAACTGCTCGGCGGCAAGACGCTCAACGTCAAGATGCGCATCCCCAACCTGCCGTACGCGGTGGCCAGCGCGCAGGTCGTCAAGTCGCAGCTCGCGCAGGTGGGCATCACCGCCGACATCGAGCCCCTGGAGTTCCCGGCCCGCTGGCTGGACGTGGTGTTCAAGCAGGGCGACTACGACCTGTCCATCATCAACCACGTCGAGCCCCGCGACATGGGCATATTCGCCGACAAGTCGTATTACTTCCGCTACGACAACCCCGAGTTCGGCAAGCTCCTGGCCTCCGCCGACGAGGGCACCGAGCAGCAGCAGAGCGACGACCTGAAGAAGGCCGCCAAGCTGCTGTCCGACGACGCGGCCGCCGACTGGCTCTTCCTCTTCCCCAACCTGATCGTGGCGAAGAAGGGCGTCACCGGGCTGCCGAAGAACGCCATCGCGGAGTCCTTCGACTTCACCGCGCTCTCCAAGCAGCAGTGA